GCTTCGTTTTCTTTAAAACATCCTGACATGTTTCAACGAGCTCATCTAAATAACCACCATCATCTTGATCATCACGATAACGATAATAGTTACCGCCTCCTTCAACTTCAGGACTTAATGCCATTACCATCGACTCATGAAGAGCCGCAAAGTCTTTCGGGTCAAGTGATGTACTACGATCACATAAATTATCTAAGTAGTCGCTAATCGTTTGATACGCTACAATAAAACGAATACATTCCTCACGATGTTCATTTGCTAGCAGCGCTAAAATACCACCGCCTTCGCAATGAAACGTTTTATTTTCAATACTTGCGATCGCTTGACTATGAAGCTCGTCATTCGGAATATGGTAGGCACGCTCTTTCCACATCGCTAGCTCATGGTGTACAACCGGAAACACATCACGGTATACTTTGGCCATGAGCGTTATGGGATTACTCGGTACGTTCACTTCTTCCTTCATCTCCTCTATTAAATGTACAAATAATAATTTATTTGTTTGTTTCTACTATATTATTGACACGTATTTCAGTAAATGACTGAATATAATTCAAAATTTCATCACGCTCATACTCATTTAATAACTCATGATAACAATTAGGCCATTCCTTATATGCCTTATCACTCATTTTAACATTATCAAACCATGTGCGGACACGTGTTTTATCTACAAGTTTATCCTCACATGCCTGCATTAGCAAGAGCGGAACATCTGGAAAATCATCTATTTTCTCATGAGCAATCTCGATAGACTTAATTAATTCACTATACCAACGCACTGATACTTTACGCAAGAACAATGAATCATTCTCCATCGCATCCCTCACTTCATGATTGCGAGTTGACATTTCTACGGTGAGATTTGTTGCAAATTGTAACTTCGGGGCAACGATATTTAATATTTTTGAAGCAGCACGAAGCGGAGCGGAGGGTGCAGCTAATACTCCTAAACAAGGCGAGCTTAGTACAATCCCATCTATGTCCTCTCTTTTCGTTTCTTGCATCATACGAATAACGACAAGTCCTCCCATACTATGACCAAATAAAAAAATAGGCAATCTATATTTTCTTGCTTCTTTCACCCATAACTTTATTTCCTTTATGTATTCATCAAATGAGTCGATATGTCCTCTATTTCTTGAAGTTGTTCCGTGTGCTGGAAGATCGCCCATAACGACGTGATAACCGATATGATTCCACATTTCTGCAACCGCTTCATAACGCCCATGATATTCCATAGCACCATGCACGATAATAATGACGGCTTTCGCTTCTTCCGCTTCATAGTTCCACATACGAAACTCCTCCATTTCACTCTTTTTCATAATTTGATACACTAAAACTAGTCTCTAGGAAAGGAAGGCCTTACATGATATATCCTTATAAAGAAAAAAATCCCAAAATTGCGAGTAGTGCTTTTATCGCTGACTATGTTACTATTACAGGCGATGTTTCAATTGGTGAGGAATCAAGTATTTGGTTTAATACAGTCATCCGTGGTGATGTATCACCGACAATAATTGGTGACAGAGTAAATGTACAAGATCAGTGTACACTCCACCAAAGCCCGCAGTATCCTCTTATTTTAGAAGATGACGTTACCGTTGGGCACCAAGTTATTTTACATAGCTGCAAAATCGAAAAAGATGCTTTAATTGGAATGGGATCTATCATATTAGATGGTGCTGAAATTGGTGAAGGAGCTTTCATCGGTGCTGGAAGTCTCGTTTCACAAGGAAAGAAAATCCCTCCTAATACGTTAGCTTTCGGTCGTCCTGCTAAGGTCATTCGCGAATTAACAGAAGCAGACCGTAAAGATATGGAACGTATCCGCACACAATACGTTGAAAAAGGACAATATTATAAATCGTTACAAAAATGATTTTATCGCTGCCATAAGATTGGCAGCTTTTTTTATGAAAAAATCTAACTTTTTCTTTACAAAACATTATTATTCCCTCAATAAAATCTTATTAAAATAGAAGTTAATAACTCCATATATATGTAAATGAGGGAGGAAAAATCTCATGAAGGTCAGTGGACTATATAAAATAGAATGTTACATTTTCAAAGGAATTAATCGCTACTTTGATCAAAAAACATTAAACATCTTTTTCAGCAATATTACCCATATCGGTGGTGCTACTTTCTCAATCGCACTCACACTTTTCTTTTTAATTTTCGCAAC
This genomic interval from Bacillus cereus contains the following:
- a CDS encoding alpha/beta hydrolase; the protein is MWNYEAEEAKAVIIIVHGAMEYHGRYEAVAEMWNHIGYHVVMGDLPAHGTTSRNRGHIDSFDEYIKEIKLWVKEARKYRLPIFLFGHSMGGLVVIRMMQETKREDIDGIVLSSPCLGVLAAPSAPLRAASKILNIVAPKLQFATNLTVEMSTRNHEVRDAMENDSLFLRKVSVRWYSELIKSIEIAHEKIDDFPDVPLLLMQACEDKLVDKTRVRTWFDNVKMSDKAYKEWPNCYHELLNEYERDEILNYIQSFTEIRVNNIVETNK
- a CDS encoding gamma carbonic anhydrase family protein; its protein translation is MIYPYKEKNPKIASSAFIADYVTITGDVSIGEESSIWFNTVIRGDVSPTIIGDRVNVQDQCTLHQSPQYPLILEDDVTVGHQVILHSCKIEKDALIGMGSIILDGAEIGEGAFIGAGSLVSQGKKIPPNTLAFGRPAKVIRELTEADRKDMERIRTQYVEKGQYYKSLQK